The Apium graveolens cultivar Ventura chromosome 11, ASM990537v1, whole genome shotgun sequence genome has a window encoding:
- the LOC141697442 gene encoding uncharacterized protein LOC141697442: protein MNFFKSILSEEDPDPSPTQTNQPESPIQDPPIPNPNPNSSSPSSSSDSIPTWSFGGFMKTLSTRSESVIETYRRDLEEFRTGLQKETELFKEVATRAVKELPGSIEVGASVAHGMIKSTAEIIFVENSDVDNDDGSSNVGLKRSVGSGIYSRFDAQLRAIQCDVGSYVEDPEDTGEYEKWKAGFVLEEKREEVERIKREDGEVEGMFVKLVESGEVEEGVFWCRYLYRVWELKRRENVRERLVKRAIEVDDEEELSWDVDDEDDDEGDESRVKTEGGNVGVEKNESGGGSGKEVMEGVKGESSEVADVSGSEMKVDEAVNDGNVVEKGDEVVKAEGTSSEVSNEKSEVKVDENVVVKGINGAGESRKKSDVSVVPARTLSREEEDLEWDEIDDVEGNDEKKVSHGESASKADTLKRLSVAEVDDDEDLSWDIEDDDEPEKSNAK from the coding sequence ACCCGAATCCCCAATTCAAGATCCCCCAATTCCAAACCCAAACCCTAATTCttcatcaccatcatcatcatcCGATTCAATTCCCACATGGAGCTTTGGCGGCTTCATGAAAACGTTATCGACCCGATCGGAATCGGTGATTGAGACGTACCGGCGTGATCTTGAGGAGTTTCGAACCGGTTTACAGAAGGAAACTGAGTTGTTTAAAGAAGTTGCGACCCGGGCCGTTAAGGAACTGCCCGGGTCGATTGAAGTGGGCGCGTCGGTTGCCCATGGGATGATTAAATCAACGGCTGAGATAATTTTTGTTGAAAATTCTGATGTTGATAATGATGATGGGAGTAGTAATGTGGGTTTGAAGAGGAGTGTTGGGTCAGGGATTTACAGTCGGTTTGATGCGCAATTGAGAGCGATACAATGTGATGTAGGGAGTTATGTGGAGGATCCGGAGGATACCGGGGAGTACGAGAAGTGGAAAGCGGGGTTTGTGTTGGAGGAGAAGagggaggaggtggagagaattaaaAGGGAGGATGGGGAAGTGGAGGGGATGTTTGTTAAGTTGGTTGAGTCGGGGGAGGTCGAGGAAGGGGTGTTTTGGTGTAGGTATTTGTATAGGGTGTGGGAGTTGAAGAGACGGGAGAATGTGAGGGAGAGGCTTGTGAAGAGAGCGATTGAGGTTGATGATGAGGAGGAGTTGAGTTGGGATGTTGATGACGAAGATGATGATGAGGGGGATGAGAGTAGGGTGAAGACGGAGGGGGGGAATGTGGGTGTTGAGAAAAATGAGAGTGGTGGGGGGAGCGGGAAAGAGGTAATGGAAGGTGTGAAGGGAGAGAGTTCGGAGGTTGCTGATGTGAGTGGGAGTGAGATGAAGGTTGATGAGGCTGTTAATGATGGGAATGTAGTGGAGAAGGGTGATGAGGTGGTGAAGGCTGAAGGGACAAGTAGTGAAGTGAGTAATGAGAAGTCGGAAGTGAAAGTGGATGAGAATGTGGTTGTGAAGGGGATAAATGGTGCAGGTGAGTCTAGAAAAAAGAGTGATGTCTCGGTTGTGCCTGCTCGGACATTGTCGAGAGAGGAAGAAGATCTTGAATGGGATGAGATTGATGATGTTGAAGGTAATGATGAGAAGAAAGTTTCTCATGGTGAGAGTGCAAGTAAGGCTGATACACTGAAGAGATTAAGTGTTGCTGAAGTTGACGATGATGAGGATTTGAGTTGGGATATTGAAGACGATGATGAGCCTGAGAAATCCAATGCTAAGTAA